A genomic window from Luteolibacter sp. LG18 includes:
- a CDS encoding sulfatase, translated as MMNPVLRSVRRCALSLAALLLGTPAYSVEPAHKPNLVIFISDDHTAGDSTVYGSKDIATPNMSRLAAEGMTFDRAFAASPTCAPSRAAMLTGLMPARNGSEANHSAPKPEIKKLPAYLKELGYEVVAFGKVGHYQQTKDYGFDLSEHNGFHDDVAVPEALKWLEARKSDKPLCLFVGTNWPHVPWPDTPEGHEPKDVNIPPNHVDTPATHQARARYYAAITRMDNELGQVHDLARRKFGDDLCFLHFSDQGAQWPFGKWTLYDEGIRVPMIAVWPGHAKAGSRSNALVSPVDVLPTLVDVAGGKPPETIDGRSFAGVLTGKTQDLRERVYVTHSGDGDFNVYPDRCVRDGRWKYILNLHPEFKFTSHITKAGEAGSKYWESWMKKAQDNPVAAAKVERYQRRPKEELYDLQGDPLELHNLAEEPAQADRLSSMRADLERWMNEQGDQRTVFGKPTLLEAK; from the coding sequence ATGATGAATCCCGTCCTTCGCTCCGTGCGACGATGCGCCTTGAGCCTCGCCGCCCTCCTGTTGGGAACACCCGCGTATTCCGTGGAACCCGCGCACAAGCCCAACCTCGTCATCTTCATCTCGGACGACCACACGGCGGGCGACTCCACGGTTTATGGCTCCAAGGACATCGCAACGCCGAACATGTCGCGTCTCGCCGCCGAAGGCATGACCTTCGACCGCGCCTTCGCCGCGTCCCCCACCTGTGCGCCCAGCCGTGCGGCGATGCTCACCGGCCTCATGCCCGCCCGCAACGGTTCCGAGGCGAACCATTCGGCTCCCAAGCCGGAGATCAAGAAGCTCCCCGCCTACCTGAAGGAACTCGGCTACGAGGTGGTCGCCTTCGGCAAGGTCGGGCACTACCAACAAACGAAGGACTACGGTTTCGACCTCAGCGAGCACAACGGATTCCACGACGATGTCGCCGTGCCCGAGGCGCTGAAATGGCTGGAAGCGCGGAAGAGCGACAAGCCGCTCTGCCTCTTCGTCGGCACCAACTGGCCGCACGTGCCGTGGCCCGACACACCCGAAGGCCACGAGCCAAAGGACGTCAACATCCCTCCGAACCACGTGGACACCCCCGCCACCCATCAGGCACGGGCGCGCTATTACGCGGCAATCACCCGCATGGACAACGAGCTGGGGCAGGTGCACGACCTCGCCCGCAGGAAATTCGGGGACGATCTGTGTTTCCTGCACTTCTCCGATCAGGGGGCGCAATGGCCCTTCGGCAAATGGACGCTCTACGACGAAGGCATCCGTGTTCCCATGATCGCCGTGTGGCCGGGCCATGCCAAGGCCGGCTCCCGCAGCAACGCGTTGGTCTCGCCGGTGGACGTGCTGCCGACCTTGGTCGACGTGGCCGGAGGCAAGCCACCGGAGACCATCGATGGCCGCTCGTTCGCCGGAGTCCTCACCGGAAAGACGCAGGATCTCCGCGAGCGGGTCTACGTCACCCACAGCGGCGACGGCGATTTCAATGTCTATCCGGACCGCTGCGTGCGTGACGGGCGTTGGAAGTACATCCTCAACCTCCATCCCGAGTTCAAGTTCACCAGCCATATCACCAAGGCCGGGGAAGCCGGTTCGAAATACTGGGAGAGCTGGATGAAGAAAGCCCAGGATAACCCGGTGGCGGCCGCCAAGGTGGAGCGATATCAACGGCGTCCGAAGGAGGAGCTTTACGATCTCCAAGGGGATCCGCTCGAGCTGCACAACCTGGCGGAGGAACCGGCCCAAGCCGACCGGCTTTCCTCCATGCGCGCCGATCTGGAACGGTGGATGAACGAACAGGGCGACCAGCGCACGGTCTTCGGGAAGCCGACCCTGTTGGAGGCAAAGTGA
- a CDS encoding DUF262 domain-containing HNH endonuclease family protein: MAASNLLATSTPNLKNLLGNGRSYRVPSFQRDYSWKEEHWEDLWLDLQDLTAKRSLQHYMGSLVLMQNENPEEYTIIDGQQRIATLSILILCVIARLRELADAGVEPDANRERATLLRGSFIGAKQPGSLVEASKLTLNRNDDDFYQGTLVQLEKPVSERSLGDSEKQLWGAFKYFSKRIGEELSDYSGQQLAEWIDALVSVRLLFIQVVVEDDMGAYTVFETLNARGLELTASDLIKNYLMSLVSKKGKGDLEHVLKRWQRVTGQIGVRRLPEFLRHYFNSLYRFVRQERLFRRIREEVSSAEGAMELVKDLERASVCYRALGDAEDEFWLDFPGATEQVRALVLFGVSQYKPLALAAFRKLGGDEGVKVLKDCVTLSFRFNVISRLGTHELEKRFNEAALGLQNGSVTKASEVRGLLHAVYVDDDQFRADFEVFRQSVNSKGKKIIRYILCELERQNSGQDLSWSSANATIEHILPDSLDDHWATIFSEVEHDRYVERLGNYALLEYGKNKKIGQQPFADKTAIFETSQYGLTEELGSLDEWTPAAINERQKRLARLATTVWRFP, from the coding sequence ATGGCTGCCTCAAATCTTCTCGCCACCAGCACCCCGAACCTCAAGAACCTGCTTGGGAATGGGCGATCTTACCGGGTGCCGTCGTTTCAACGGGACTACTCATGGAAGGAGGAGCATTGGGAGGATCTGTGGCTGGATTTGCAGGATCTCACGGCCAAGCGATCATTGCAGCATTATATGGGATCGCTGGTTCTGATGCAGAACGAGAATCCGGAGGAATACACCATCATCGATGGCCAGCAGCGGATCGCGACCTTGAGCATTCTCATTCTTTGCGTGATCGCCAGGTTGAGGGAACTCGCAGATGCTGGAGTGGAGCCGGACGCAAACAGGGAGCGGGCGACGTTGTTGCGGGGCAGCTTCATTGGAGCCAAGCAACCCGGTTCGCTGGTGGAGGCGAGCAAACTCACGCTTAACCGGAACGACGATGATTTTTATCAAGGCACGCTGGTGCAGCTTGAGAAGCCGGTCAGCGAGCGTTCGCTGGGTGATTCCGAAAAGCAGCTGTGGGGAGCATTCAAATATTTCTCCAAACGCATCGGTGAGGAGCTTTCGGATTACAGCGGGCAGCAATTGGCGGAGTGGATCGATGCGCTGGTATCAGTGCGGCTGCTTTTCATTCAGGTCGTCGTTGAGGACGATATGGGAGCCTACACGGTTTTTGAGACACTCAATGCGCGCGGACTGGAACTTACGGCCAGCGATCTGATCAAAAACTACCTGATGTCGCTCGTGTCCAAAAAGGGCAAGGGAGATCTCGAACATGTGCTCAAGCGCTGGCAGAGGGTGACTGGCCAGATCGGCGTGCGGCGGCTGCCGGAGTTTTTGAGGCACTATTTCAACTCGCTTTATCGATTTGTCCGGCAGGAGAGACTTTTCCGCAGAATCCGTGAGGAGGTTTCTTCGGCGGAGGGTGCGATGGAACTGGTTAAGGATTTGGAACGGGCTTCAGTATGCTATCGTGCGCTTGGCGACGCTGAAGACGAGTTTTGGCTCGATTTCCCCGGCGCGACGGAACAGGTTCGCGCTTTGGTGTTGTTTGGCGTGAGTCAATACAAGCCGCTTGCGTTGGCTGCGTTTCGAAAGCTTGGGGGCGATGAAGGGGTAAAGGTTCTCAAAGACTGTGTGACTCTCTCGTTCCGTTTCAATGTAATCAGTCGGCTAGGAACACACGAATTGGAGAAGCGTTTCAACGAAGCCGCCCTCGGGTTGCAAAATGGAAGCGTGACCAAGGCGTCGGAGGTTCGTGGATTACTGCACGCGGTCTATGTGGACGACGACCAGTTTCGGGCGGATTTCGAGGTTTTTCGGCAGTCCGTCAACAGCAAGGGAAAGAAGATTATCCGGTATATTCTCTGTGAACTTGAGCGACAGAACTCCGGTCAGGATCTGAGCTGGAGCAGCGCGAACGCAACAATCGAGCACATCCTTCCTGATAGCCTAGATGATCATTGGGCGACGATTTTTTCCGAGGTCGAACACGACCGTTATGTGGAGCGGCTCGGTAATTACGCCCTTTTGGAATACGGGAAGAACAAAAAAATCGGGCAACAGCCGTTCGCCGATAAAACGGCTATTTTCGAAACGAGCCAGTATGGGCTGACTGAAGAACTCGGTAGCTTGGATGAATGGACTCCGGCGGCGATCAATGAGCGCCAGAAAAGACTGGCCAGGCTTGCAACCACGGTTTGGCGCTTTCCCTGA
- a CDS encoding RICIN domain-containing protein — translation MKKRLLASVRTLAAVAWPLAGAGITTADAFTHPGIPLTVDDLNTLKANLNTEPWKSGYAALQADGRSSASYTMQGPFATVSRNDAGSYANEGAWKNDMQAIFNLSLMWQFTGNNAYAQKAHDILLAWATTQTAFTGVESSFDIGDYAYCYVGGADILRGTWPGWTASDTTTVQNFFSNVYWPNLSLPGPLTTGSQGMEPLLAATAIAVFNDDQTKLDQVVSALLRDGDAGLRDTLPNGQVGDTGRDQGHTSLFVNNLAFIGEILWKQGIDVFSIMDNRILAAGEYYARYNLPDTAPGFVSFGAPFWGTFPSISGAPRSTVQGRRALNLLHGAYAVRKGISAPWIQRYRVDQTEDGNSFLFLKSADSSTATPPTLPVYPAVATVTNGLTNADLNGSTPAGSGSYSGGTWTLGGGYNGVDIWGSSAPSVHFSYRAVTGDFTLLAKVTSVANVGSTSAKAGILLRDVATGTAARQVFVAITPNSTYERGMRGYTTLPYGSNAASLSFAVQSLPYWVKMERVGNRIQTFVSKDGGCWSPAGTADFSGMPSTVYAGLFGTSQVTGASSTSTFTNVCMTGGDGGQGAVTPASPSAIVTSPGHNQVTVRWTESFGATSYKVKRSTTSGSGYTTLATVGNTAYIDTTAANGTTYYYVVTAANAAGDSSNSPQDAALPIAAMTNVAVNGSATASANGGSGTEGAAKAFDGNPGSKWFNGNAGTTGWVQYDFGASLAQTVKRYGITSAGDVAGRDPAAWQFQGSNNGTTWTTLDTRSGQSFTYRYQTKSFDFTNTTAYRYYRLNVTANNGDATGLQVGEIALETNQGRTVPNGTYRLFNRKSNKALDVNGGSTADGTPAVQWGYDGGSDQKWTFTDQGNGQYQILGVASGKALEVMGNGTGDGPAIDIWPWNGGNNQKWTVTPAGDGFYRLTPMHATGKAADVSGASTADGASVIQWNYTGGTNQQWLISIAP, via the coding sequence ATGAAAAAACGCCTCCTGGCGTCCGTGAGGACGCTTGCCGCTGTCGCCTGGCCATTGGCCGGGGCCGGTATCACCACCGCCGATGCCTTCACCCATCCCGGTATCCCGCTGACCGTGGATGACCTGAATACCCTCAAGGCGAATCTGAACACCGAACCGTGGAAGTCCGGTTACGCGGCCTTGCAGGCGGATGGCCGTTCCTCCGCCAGCTACACGATGCAGGGACCGTTCGCGACGGTGAGCCGGAATGACGCGGGATCCTATGCGAATGAAGGGGCGTGGAAGAACGACATGCAGGCGATCTTCAACCTGTCCCTGATGTGGCAGTTCACCGGAAACAATGCCTACGCGCAAAAGGCGCATGACATCCTGCTGGCGTGGGCCACCACCCAGACGGCATTCACCGGGGTGGAGAGCTCCTTCGATATCGGCGACTACGCCTATTGTTACGTGGGCGGGGCGGACATCCTGCGCGGAACCTGGCCCGGCTGGACGGCCAGTGATACCACCACGGTGCAGAACTTTTTTTCCAATGTGTATTGGCCCAATCTTTCGCTGCCGGGACCGCTGACCACGGGCTCGCAGGGCATGGAGCCGCTGCTGGCGGCCACGGCGATCGCGGTGTTCAACGATGACCAAACGAAGCTGGATCAGGTGGTGTCGGCGCTTCTCAGGGATGGGGACGCCGGGTTGCGGGACACCCTTCCCAATGGTCAGGTCGGCGACACCGGGCGCGATCAGGGACACACCTCGCTATTCGTCAACAACCTCGCGTTCATCGGGGAGATCCTCTGGAAGCAAGGGATCGACGTGTTTTCGATCATGGACAACCGCATCCTCGCGGCGGGGGAATACTATGCGCGCTATAACCTGCCGGATACCGCGCCGGGTTTCGTGAGTTTCGGCGCGCCGTTCTGGGGCACGTTCCCGAGCATCAGCGGCGCGCCGCGTTCCACGGTGCAGGGACGCAGAGCCCTGAACCTCCTGCACGGAGCCTATGCCGTGCGGAAGGGGATCAGCGCACCGTGGATCCAGCGTTACCGGGTGGATCAGACGGAAGATGGCAACAGCTTCCTTTTTCTGAAGAGCGCCGATTCCTCCACCGCCACGCCGCCGACGTTACCCGTCTACCCCGCGGTGGCGACGGTGACGAACGGTCTCACCAATGCCGATCTCAACGGCAGCACGCCCGCGGGCAGCGGTTCATACAGTGGCGGGACTTGGACGCTTGGCGGCGGTTACAACGGGGTGGATATCTGGGGATCGAGCGCTCCCTCGGTCCACTTCAGCTACCGCGCGGTCACGGGTGACTTCACACTGCTGGCGAAGGTCACCTCGGTGGCGAATGTCGGCAGCACCAGCGCGAAGGCGGGCATCCTGCTGCGTGACGTGGCCACCGGCACCGCGGCGCGGCAGGTATTTGTCGCGATCACGCCCAACAGCACCTACGAGCGCGGGATGCGCGGTTACACGACCCTGCCCTATGGCAGCAATGCCGCCTCGCTGTCCTTCGCCGTGCAGTCGTTGCCGTATTGGGTGAAAATGGAGCGTGTCGGAAACCGCATCCAGACCTTCGTTTCGAAGGACGGTGGTTGTTGGAGTCCCGCGGGCACGGCGGATTTCTCGGGGATGCCATCCACGGTGTATGCCGGCCTTTTCGGCACCTCGCAGGTCACCGGCGCCTCCAGCACCTCGACGTTCACCAACGTCTGCATGACCGGCGGGGATGGCGGGCAGGGCGCGGTCACGCCGGCGTCACCTTCGGCGATCGTGACCTCTCCCGGCCACAATCAGGTCACCGTGCGTTGGACCGAGTCCTTTGGAGCCACCAGCTACAAGGTGAAGCGCTCGACCACCAGCGGCAGCGGATACACCACCCTGGCCACGGTGGGCAATACGGCCTACATCGACACCACGGCGGCCAATGGAACGACCTACTACTATGTCGTCACCGCGGCCAATGCCGCGGGGGACAGCTCGAATTCCCCGCAGGACGCCGCGCTTCCGATCGCCGCCATGACCAACGTCGCCGTCAATGGCTCCGCGACCGCGAGTGCCAACGGTGGTTCCGGCACCGAGGGCGCGGCGAAGGCGTTCGACGGCAATCCGGGCTCGAAGTGGTTCAATGGCAATGCGGGCACCACCGGCTGGGTGCAATACGACTTCGGAGCGAGCCTCGCGCAAACGGTGAAGCGTTATGGCATCACCAGCGCGGGCGATGTCGCGGGGCGTGATCCGGCGGCCTGGCAATTCCAGGGTTCCAACAATGGCACCACATGGACCACGCTGGATACGCGGAGCGGCCAGAGCTTCACCTACCGCTACCAGACGAAGTCATTCGACTTCACCAACACCACCGCCTACCGCTACTACCGCCTCAACGTCACCGCGAACAACGGTGATGCCACCGGTTTGCAGGTCGGCGAGATCGCGTTGGAAACCAACCAGGGCCGCACCGTTCCGAACGGCACCTACCGGTTGTTCAACCGGAAAAGCAACAAGGCGCTCGATGTGAACGGCGGTTCCACGGCCGATGGCACCCCGGCGGTCCAGTGGGGCTATGATGGCGGCAGCGACCAGAAGTGGACATTTACCGATCAGGGCAATGGCCAGTATCAAATCCTGGGTGTGGCCAGTGGCAAGGCGCTCGAGGTGATGGGGAATGGAACCGGTGACGGGCCCGCGATCGACATCTGGCCGTGGAATGGCGGCAACAACCAGAAGTGGACGGTGACCCCGGCGGGCGACGGGTTCTACCGCCTCACCCCGATGCACGCCACCGGCAAGGCCGCGGACGTGAGCGGTGCCAGCACCGCCGATGGCGCGTCCGTGATCCAATGGAACTACACCGGCGGAACCAACCAGCAATGGCTGATCTCCATCGCTCCTTGA
- a CDS encoding glycoside hydrolase: MIRFSSILLCFGLVALPVVSSAAESGSGVVTIDPAARQGNWQGWGVSLAWWAGVFGDRDDLADALFTTKAVKVGPGLVPGLGLNFVRYNAGACSWNEIDGRKMVASKIIHRYRQMEGFWLDGRSSDPESSSWNWSVDANQRLMLGKAKERGVKHFELFSNSPMWWMTKNDNPSGGPKPTDDNLAVAHERDFAIYLATVARRAADHWGITFTSVAPFNEPRSDWWFADCKQEGCHVSAPAQARILPLVREELDRRGLKSLPITASEETYYDHAIETWRSFTPAVKNLVSHLNVHGYQEAKGNRAELHRLAEADGKVVWNSEYGDGDPTGLNMARNLHRDVSHLKPVSWSYWQVVDGGGWGLIAGDLRRARMVQVNPKWQVLAHYTRGIPEGAVILTTGDESVVAAYEANQSRLTLVCLNDNSQARTVRVDLSKFAAVGRKADVWLTQPEGQARYQVLPQVPLAGSVLSFPMPEKSVQTLVIPEARLR; this comes from the coding sequence ATGATCCGCTTCTCTTCCATTCTTCTCTGCTTCGGTCTTGTGGCTCTGCCGGTTGTGTCATCCGCCGCGGAGTCCGGTTCCGGAGTGGTGACGATCGATCCGGCGGCACGACAGGGCAACTGGCAGGGCTGGGGTGTTTCGCTTGCCTGGTGGGCCGGGGTCTTCGGCGATCGGGACGATCTGGCCGACGCGCTTTTCACGACCAAGGCTGTGAAGGTGGGGCCGGGGCTGGTTCCCGGGCTCGGGCTGAATTTCGTCCGCTACAACGCCGGGGCATGCAGTTGGAACGAGATCGATGGACGGAAGATGGTCGCTTCCAAGATCATCCACCGCTACCGCCAGATGGAAGGATTCTGGCTGGATGGCCGCAGTTCCGATCCGGAGTCGTCATCCTGGAACTGGTCGGTGGATGCCAACCAACGCCTGATGCTGGGGAAAGCGAAGGAGCGGGGAGTGAAGCACTTCGAGTTGTTCTCCAACTCGCCGATGTGGTGGATGACGAAGAACGACAATCCCTCCGGCGGTCCAAAGCCCACGGACGACAACCTCGCCGTGGCCCATGAGCGGGATTTCGCGATCTATCTGGCGACCGTCGCCCGCCGCGCCGCGGACCATTGGGGGATCACGTTCACCTCGGTGGCGCCCTTCAATGAGCCCCGCTCGGACTGGTGGTTCGCCGATTGCAAGCAGGAGGGCTGCCATGTGTCCGCGCCCGCGCAGGCCCGGATCCTCCCGCTGGTGCGGGAGGAATTGGACCGCCGCGGCTTGAAGTCGTTGCCCATTACGGCCTCGGAGGAGACCTACTACGATCATGCGATCGAAACGTGGCGGAGTTTCACGCCAGCGGTGAAGAACCTCGTCAGCCACCTGAACGTGCACGGGTATCAGGAAGCGAAGGGCAACCGGGCGGAACTCCATCGCCTGGCCGAGGCCGATGGCAAGGTGGTGTGGAACTCGGAATATGGCGATGGCGATCCGACCGGGCTGAACATGGCCCGCAATCTCCATCGCGACGTGTCCCACTTGAAGCCGGTGTCGTGGTCGTATTGGCAGGTGGTGGATGGCGGCGGCTGGGGGCTCATCGCGGGGGATCTGCGGCGGGCACGCATGGTCCAGGTGAACCCGAAGTGGCAGGTGCTGGCGCATTACACGCGTGGCATTCCGGAGGGGGCTGTCATTCTCACCACCGGGGACGAGTCGGTGGTGGCTGCTTACGAGGCCAATCAGAGCCGTCTCACGCTGGTTTGCCTCAATGACAACTCCCAGGCGCGGACCGTTCGCGTGGATCTTTCGAAATTCGCGGCGGTGGGGCGGAAGGCGGATGTGTGGCTCACCCAGCCGGAGGGACAAGCGCGCTATCAAGTGCTGCCGCAGGTGCCGTTGGCGGGTTCCGTGCTGTCCTTTCCGATGCCGGAGAAGTCGGTGCAGACGCTCGTGATTCCCGAGGCGCGGTTGAGGTAA